A DNA window from Parabacteroides johnsonii DSM 18315 contains the following coding sequences:
- a CDS encoding GH92 family glycosyl hydrolase — translation MKDLVIGLSLLGMVSACSPAPQAKDNVEEDYCQYVNPFIGNADNGHTFPGACAPFGLIQASPESGVGSWRYCSGYNYDDNFIEGFAQTHLNGTGCPDLGDILLFPFSGDIKDNTYKSEYDKSTQKASPGYYAVTLSDYGVDAEITATAHTALHRYKYNNEGPARLLVDLQRGMVGSKDALKTHVLEAELEMPDNQTITGHNQTRAWVTRHYFYVIKFDRPYTLREELPAEKGEKAKRLILEFDTKPGEAVQVKIAMSSVSVDGALASLQKENPAWDFDAVHQSTRDQWQALLSRAQVTGTTDEKTSFYTSMYHLMMQPNNIADIDGRYRGIDDNIHTSPTGEYYSTFSLWDTYRAAHPLYTILNPDKVDAMIQTMLDHQKIQGFLPIWALWGKENFCMIGNHAIPVIVDAYLKGFKGFDAEEAYQAVKASATVSHFNSDWETFEKYGYFPFDIIDTESVSKTLECAYDDYCVAQMAKALGKTEDYEHFSKRAAFYKNLFDPELKLMRGKDSKGNWRTPFNSFLLSHASSSGGDFTEGNSWQYTWHVQHDVQGLIDLMGGNEAFVTKLDSLFFLESTAENTGFVSDVTGLIGQYAHGNEPSHHVAYLYSYAGHPEKTQQVIREVFDRFYLAKPDGLCGNDDCGQMSAWYIFSAMGFYPVNPISGEYVLGAPQIEKISLSLPEGKTFTVEAKGLSKANKYVKSVELNGKPVTGLTISHKDIMNGGNLVFTMTDQPRR, via the coding sequence ATGAAGGACCTTGTGATCGGACTGTCTCTGTTAGGGATGGTCAGTGCGTGCAGCCCTGCACCTCAGGCAAAGGACAATGTCGAGGAAGACTATTGCCAGTATGTTAATCCCTTTATCGGAAATGCGGACAACGGACATACGTTTCCGGGTGCTTGTGCACCGTTCGGCCTGATACAGGCGAGCCCCGAATCCGGTGTCGGCTCCTGGAGATACTGTTCGGGATATAATTACGATGATAACTTTATCGAAGGTTTCGCCCAAACACATTTGAACGGAACGGGCTGTCCGGACTTGGGCGACATCCTACTGTTCCCGTTCAGCGGCGATATAAAAGACAATACTTATAAAAGCGAATACGACAAATCCACCCAGAAAGCATCGCCGGGTTATTATGCGGTCACCTTGTCCGACTATGGTGTTGATGCTGAGATTACGGCTACCGCCCACACAGCCCTCCATCGCTATAAATACAACAACGAAGGGCCGGCACGTCTGCTGGTCGACCTTCAACGCGGTATGGTCGGAAGCAAGGATGCACTGAAAACACATGTCTTAGAAGCCGAGCTCGAAATGCCGGACAACCAGACGATCACCGGGCATAACCAAACCCGCGCCTGGGTGACACGCCATTATTTCTATGTGATCAAATTCGACCGTCCTTATACGCTCAGGGAAGAACTTCCCGCCGAAAAAGGGGAGAAAGCGAAACGCCTGATACTCGAATTCGACACGAAACCGGGCGAAGCCGTACAGGTGAAAATCGCCATGTCAAGCGTAAGTGTCGACGGAGCGCTCGCATCCCTGCAAAAAGAGAACCCGGCATGGGATTTCGATGCTGTCCACCAGTCCACACGCGACCAGTGGCAGGCACTCCTTTCCCGTGCCCAAGTTACAGGTACGACGGATGAAAAGACAAGTTTCTACACCTCCATGTATCACTTGATGATGCAGCCGAACAACATTGCCGACATCGACGGACGGTATCGTGGCATCGACGACAATATTCATACGTCTCCGACAGGCGAATACTATTCTACATTCTCACTTTGGGATACCTATCGCGCCGCTCATCCGCTATACACTATCCTGAATCCGGATAAGGTAGACGCCATGATCCAGACGATGCTGGATCATCAGAAGATACAAGGTTTCCTGCCGATCTGGGCTTTGTGGGGCAAAGAGAACTTCTGCATGATCGGCAATCACGCCATTCCAGTGATCGTGGATGCTTACCTGAAAGGATTCAAAGGGTTCGATGCGGAAGAAGCTTATCAGGCAGTCAAAGCGAGTGCCACCGTCAGCCATTTCAACTCCGACTGGGAAACATTCGAGAAATACGGTTACTTCCCGTTCGACATCATCGACACCGAATCGGTTTCCAAGACTTTGGAATGTGCTTACGACGACTATTGTGTAGCCCAAATGGCAAAAGCATTAGGTAAAACGGAAGATTACGAACATTTCTCCAAACGTGCTGCATTCTATAAGAATCTCTTCGATCCGGAACTCAAGCTGATGAGAGGAAAAGATTCTAAAGGCAACTGGCGTACGCCGTTCAATTCCTTCCTGCTCTCACACGCCAGCTCTTCAGGTGGCGATTTCACGGAGGGCAATTCCTGGCAGTACACCTGGCACGTACAACACGATGTACAAGGCCTGATCGATCTGATGGGCGGCAATGAGGCTTTCGTGACCAAACTCGACTCATTATTCTTCCTCGAAAGCACAGCCGAGAACACCGGTTTCGTTTCTGACGTAACCGGGCTGATCGGACAATATGCACACGGTAACGAGCCCAGCCATCACGTAGCGTACCTTTACAGCTATGCCGGCCATCCGGAAAAAACGCAGCAGGTGATCCGCGAAGTCTTCGATCGCTTCTACCTGGCCAAACCGGACGGTCTGTGCGGCAACGACGATTGCGGGCAGATGTCCGCCTGGTATATCTTCTCGGCTATGGGCTTCTATCCGGTCAACCCGATCAGCGGGGAATATGTTTTAGGCGCTCCTCAGATAGAAAAGATTTCTCTGTCTCTCCCCGAAGGCAAAACATTCACTGTCGAAGCCAAAGGTTTATCCAAAGCCAACAAATACGTCAAATCAGTGGAATTGAACGGAAAGCCGGTCACCGGTCTTACAATCAGCCATAAAGATATCATGAATGGCGGAAACCTGGTGTTCACAATGACAGACCAACCAAGAAGATAG
- a CDS encoding biotin--[acetyl-CoA-carboxylase] ligase: MNDKNETPKIIRLAETDSTNNYLREQCAKARLPEGSLVIADFQTAGKGQVGNSWESEAGKNLMFSILLYPDSLPANRQFLISQIASLSVKETLEGYTDSVKVKWPNDIYWKDRKICGMLIENDLSGQHLYCSVIGIGLNINQEIFRSDAPNPVSLTQITGKAYDREEVLARFLRIFFNYYFLLLQEKEEEIRTAYMAALYHGDGYYSYIDENGPFEACIHAIEPTGHLILQLHDGERRRYAFKEVTTVISR; this comes from the coding sequence ATGAATGATAAAAACGAAACTCCAAAGATCATCCGGCTTGCCGAGACGGACTCGACCAATAATTACCTGCGGGAACAATGTGCAAAAGCCAGGTTGCCGGAAGGCAGCCTCGTCATAGCAGATTTTCAAACAGCCGGAAAGGGGCAGGTCGGAAACTCATGGGAGTCGGAAGCCGGGAAGAATTTGATGTTCAGTATTCTTTTATATCCTGATTCCCTTCCTGCGAACCGACAGTTTCTGATTTCCCAAATCGCCTCCCTGAGTGTGAAGGAGACGTTGGAGGGATATACGGATTCCGTCAAGGTGAAATGGCCGAACGATATTTACTGGAAAGACCGTAAGATATGCGGAATGCTGATCGAAAACGATCTGTCCGGGCAGCATCTCTATTGTTCGGTAATTGGTATCGGACTTAATATCAACCAGGAAATATTTCGCAGCGATGCTCCCAACCCTGTATCCCTGACTCAGATTACAGGTAAGGCATATGACCGGGAAGAAGTACTGGCCCGCTTCCTGCGTATCTTCTTTAACTACTATTTCCTATTATTACAGGAGAAAGAGGAAGAAATCCGAACTGCCTATATGGCGGCCTTATATCATGGTGACGGTTATTATTCCTATATCGATGAAAACGGTCCTTTCGAAGCCTGTATCCATGCCATCGAGCCGACCGGTCATCTGATCCTCCAATTGCACGATGGGGAGCGGCGAAGATATGCATTCAAGGAGGTGACAACTGTTATTTCCAGATAA
- a CDS encoding MmcQ/YjbR family DNA-binding protein produces the protein MNIEEAREYCLSLKNVTECFPFDDVSLVFKVEGKMFLLLPLDTVEPCVSLKCSTDYIEDLRERYTAVEGAWHFNKKYWNTIYLDRDMPDSEIKHWIHHSYREVIAKLPKKIREAYENE, from the coding sequence ATGAATATAGAAGAAGCCAGGGAGTATTGCCTGTCGCTGAAGAATGTGACGGAGTGTTTCCCTTTCGATGATGTTTCGCTGGTGTTCAAAGTGGAGGGGAAGATGTTTTTGCTCCTGCCTCTGGATACCGTGGAGCCGTGCGTGTCGCTGAAATGCAGCACTGATTATATCGAAGATCTGCGTGAACGATATACGGCAGTAGAAGGTGCTTGGCATTTTAACAAAAAATACTGGAACACCATCTACCTTGACCGGGATATGCCGGATAGCGAGATCAAGCACTGGATCCACCATTCTTATCGCGAAGTGATCGCCAAGTTACCGAAGAAAATAAGAGAAGCTTACGAAAATGAATGA
- a CDS encoding YraN family protein, translated as MAKRNETGKDGESVARAFLEKQGYRITHTNWHWHHYELDIVAVKDTWLIVVEVKTRSEDYLLAPEEAVDAPKIRRIVAAADAYVRFFNLELPVRFDIITVIKKGEEFEIDHIEDAFYAPCR; from the coding sequence ATGGCTAAACGGAACGAAACGGGGAAAGACGGTGAGTCGGTTGCACGTGCTTTTCTGGAAAAGCAGGGTTACAGGATTACTCATACAAACTGGCATTGGCATCATTATGAGCTGGATATCGTAGCAGTCAAGGATACCTGGCTGATAGTCGTAGAGGTGAAAACGCGTTCGGAAGATTACCTTTTAGCTCCGGAAGAGGCAGTCGATGCTCCCAAAATCCGCCGTATCGTGGCGGCAGCCGATGCGTATGTCCGCTTTTTCAATCTCGAACTGCCGGTTCGTTTCGACATTATAACCGTAATCAAAAAAGGGGAGGAGTTTGAAATAGATCATATAGAAGATGCTTTCTATGCTCCTTGCCGCTAA
- a CDS encoding nucleoside deaminase, protein MIDPFNDEYFMKQALIEARAAAKEGEVPVGAVIVCNNRIIARAHNQTERLNDPTAHAEMLAITAAVGVLGAKYLTGCSLYVTVEPCVMCAGAIGWSQLSKIVYGATDEKRGFQQYAPKALHPKSTVKKGVLENECAEEMRNFFQRKR, encoded by the coding sequence ATGATCGATCCATTCAACGACGAATATTTCATGAAGCAGGCACTGATAGAAGCCCGCGCAGCAGCCAAAGAGGGAGAAGTTCCCGTCGGCGCCGTTATCGTATGCAACAACCGGATCATAGCCCGCGCCCACAATCAGACGGAGCGTCTGAACGATCCGACTGCCCATGCCGAGATGCTGGCAATAACAGCGGCAGTCGGCGTCTTAGGAGCCAAGTACTTGACCGGATGTAGTCTTTACGTGACGGTAGAACCATGCGTGATGTGTGCCGGAGCGATCGGATGGTCACAACTGAGCAAGATCGTCTACGGAGCGACAGATGAAAAAAGAGGCTTCCAGCAATACGCACCGAAAGCCTTACATCCAAAATCAACAGTCAAAAAAGGGGTCCTTGAAAACGAGTGCGCCGAAGAAATGCGCAACTTCTTTCAGCGCAAGCGCTGA
- a CDS encoding DUF4834 family protein — translation MFKFLFVMFFFFILLVFLMGFSILRTFKNILFGSGSSGKKGEQRRQTSGYSSNARSNSSAREEYASQASRKKIFAKDEGEYVDYEEVK, via the coding sequence ATGTTTAAGTTTTTGTTTGTTATGTTCTTCTTCTTTATCCTGTTAGTTTTTCTAATGGGATTCTCTATCTTGCGTACCTTTAAAAATATCCTGTTCGGAAGCGGAAGTAGTGGAAAGAAGGGTGAACAACGCCGTCAAACAAGCGGTTACTCTTCCAACGCGCGCAGCAACAGCTCTGCACGCGAAGAATATGCCTCGCAGGCCTCCCGTAAAAAGATCTTTGCCAAAGATGAAGGAGAGTATGTGGATTACGAGGAAGTGAAATAA
- a CDS encoding CDP-alcohol phosphatidyltransferase family protein — protein MSIKNSIPNFVTCCSLMSGCIACIMALRGNLPMATLWIVIASVFDFGDGFAARSLHAYSPMGKELDSLSDMVSFGVAPGMIVYWLLEQACMTAPVLGEAAGYVPYMALVIPVFSGLRLAKFNIDERQTTSFIGMPVPAHALFWASIGYAFHSAVPVDSIGFIAGTIVVAILFSSLLVSEVPMFSLKVKSLAWKGNELRYILVAGAVVFVALFGVLGIAGTIILYITLSFFNKRR, from the coding sequence ATGAGCATCAAGAATAGTATACCTAATTTTGTTACCTGCTGCAGCCTGATGTCGGGTTGTATCGCTTGTATTATGGCGTTAAGGGGAAACTTGCCGATGGCGACCCTATGGATTGTCATTGCCTCTGTTTTCGATTTCGGTGACGGTTTTGCCGCCCGCTCCCTGCACGCCTATTCTCCGATGGGGAAGGAATTGGACTCACTTTCCGATATGGTAAGTTTTGGTGTCGCTCCCGGAATGATCGTTTATTGGTTGTTGGAGCAGGCATGCATGACGGCTCCTGTTTTGGGAGAGGCGGCTGGTTATGTCCCGTATATGGCTCTGGTGATACCGGTCTTTTCCGGATTGCGCCTTGCCAAATTCAATATCGATGAAAGGCAGACAACTTCTTTTATTGGTATGCCTGTCCCGGCCCATGCTCTTTTTTGGGCGTCTATCGGGTATGCGTTTCATTCTGCCGTACCAGTGGACAGCATCGGGTTTATTGCCGGAACAATAGTTGTGGCAATCTTGTTTTCGTCTTTGCTGGTGTCTGAAGTTCCGATGTTCTCATTGAAAGTAAAGTCGTTGGCATGGAAAGGCAATGAGCTTCGCTATATTTTAGTAGCTGGGGCGGTGGTCTTTGTGGCTCTCTTTGGTGTTTTGGGCATTGCCGGAACAATCATTCTCTATATAACCTTGTCTTTTTTTAACAAAAGAAGATAA